One part of the Andrena cerasifolii isolate SP2316 chromosome 4, iyAndCera1_principal, whole genome shotgun sequence genome encodes these proteins:
- the Tasp1 gene encoding taspase 1 yields the protein MSNVNHGFIAVHVGAGQHSEALKEKYQKLCRQACKIAIQNLKTGGNTLDAVVEAVIILENSPLTNAGFGSNLTLEGTVECDASVMDGTTLQFGAIGAVSGIKNPVLLAKRLCEQQSIKIAHGRIPPSFLVGNGAHVWAQEMGIQTLPPEQLISMKAQKIYKHYKRKVENSSVEVHKCAKKRMDTVGAICVDKQGNIAAACSSGGIILKYPGRVGQAGVWGCGTWAYKDKYSVGTSTSGCGEHLVRTSLARTVAETISHNSCPITSLHRAMKDDFIDSKFLYRVEQKLGGVIAIRYAPQEGLGDFLWSHSTNSMIVGYMNSSEQTPMSHMSILPSHEVGKKAVVEGICFKMTETENIDT from the exons ATGAGTAATGTTAATCATGGGTTTATTGCTGTGCATGTGG GAGCAGGGCAACATTCTGAAGCCCTTAAGGAGAAGTATCAAAAATTATGTCGTCAGGCATGCAAAATA GCCATACAGAATCTGAAGACTGGCGGTAATACGTTGGACGCAGTGGTGGAAGCAGTGATTATATTAGAGAATTCCCCGTTAACGAATGCTGGCTTTGGCTCTAATCTTACTTTGGAAGGGACGGTAGAATGCGACGCCAGCGTTATGGATGGTACTACATTACAGTTTGGAGCGATTGGCGCGGTTAGTGGAATAAAGAATCCAGTTCTATTAGCGAAACGACTTTGTGAACAGCAGTCGATCAAAATTGCGCATGGCAGAATTCCGCCGAG CTTTCTAGTTGGGAATGGCGCGCATGTATGGGCACAAGAAATGGGAATACAGACTTTACCTCCTGAGCAATTAATTTCAA tgAAGGCCCAGAAGATATAtaaacattataaaagaaaagtagaaaattcTAGCGTCGAAGTTCACaag TGTGCTAAGAAAAGAATGGATACAGTTGGCGCGATATGCGTTGATAAGCAAGGAAATATCGCAGCAGCTTGTTCCAGCGGTGGCATAATTTTGAAATACCCGGGAAGAGTAGGGCAA gctgGTGTGTGGGGATGTGGTACTTGGGCATACAAAGATAAATATTCAGTTGGAACGAGTACATCGGGCTGCGGAGAGCACCTAGTTCGCACTTCATTAGCACGTACCGTTGCAGAAACTATTTCGCATAACTCTTGCCCCATCACGAGTTTACATCGTGCCATGAAAGATGATTTTATCG attcgaaatttcTGTATAGAGTTGAACAAAAGCTTGGCGGTGTCATAGCTATTCGATACGCGCCACAGGAAGGATTGGGGGATTTCCTTTGGAGTCATTCAACCAATTCAATGATAGTAGGCTACATGAATTCCAGCGAACAAACACCAATG AGCCACATGTCTATACTACCATCTCACGAAGTTGGGAAAAAAGCAGTTGTCGAAGGAATATGCTTTAAAATGACCGAGACTGAGAATATCGATACTTAA
- the Sotv gene encoding exostosin glycosyltransferase sotv translates to MVFPTRMSYKTNRISYHYHNVFVICLLIFTLFIILIATYHIFKFGNTQKHSVHNAIDLNDVNSLPVQILSANSPMADTTNSACTYFDCFNVYHCGSQGNKLLVYVYPPKIYVDTSERPVTSQMTKEFYQILSTIVSSKFYTPNPHEACIFVPSIDTLNQNRLKLHEVSQALKTLPFWNNGENHLIFNMVPGSVPDYNTIIDVPVGKAMIAGAGMSSLTYRLGFDISLPVYSPLITNLKPNSNSTRPWLVISSQININSAFEQDLLEVKSMSPKDILILGPCLHYNSMNTTVRCAGEDVYKYPNVLQTATFCLVIRGARLGQSTLLECMAAGSVPVIIADSLTMPFYGIIDWTRAAMFVREVDILSITSVLRKVSQQRITELQEQGAWLYEKYFKSMEKITETTLEILADRVFPHLARDYTFWNVSPEKDMTSPLFLPVTAPKTRGFTAVILTYDRLELLFLLINKLVKVPSLSKVLVIWNNQHKDPPHSSRWPKLSKPLKVIQTKENKLSNRFYPYDEIETETVLSIDDDIIMLTADEVEFAYEVWREFPDRIVGFPSRIHMWDNGTSCWKYESEWTNSISMVLTGAAFHHKYWNYMYTTAMPGDIKEWVDEHMNCEDIAMNFLVANITRKAPIKVTPKKKFRCPECTNTEMLSADLTHMMERTQCINRFSSIYGSMPLQSVEFRADPVLFKDVFPEKLKRFNDIGSL, encoded by the exons atgGTATTTCCAACAAGAATGTCGTATAAAACAAATAGAATCTCGTACCATTACCACAACGTGTTTGTGATATGTCTGCTGATATTCACATTGTTCATCATTTTAATCGCAACAtatcatattttcaaatttggaaACACCCAGAAACATTCGGTACATAACGCCATAGATCTAAACGATGTAAATTCTTTGCCTGTACAAATACTAAGCGCAAACTCGCCGATGGCAGACACGACAAACTCTGCTTGTACATATTTTGATTGTTTCAATGTTTATCATTGCGGCAGCCAAGGGAATAAGCTTCTAGTCTATGTTTATCCACCGAAAATATATGTTGACACTTCAGAAAGACCAGTAACGAGTCAAATGACCAAAGAGTTCTATCAAATTTTAAGCACAATTGTTTCAAGTAAATTCTACACGCCAAATCCACACGAAGCATGTATCTTTGTCCCTTCGATTGATACGCTGAATCAAAACAGATTAAAGCTACACGAAGTTTCGCAAGCTTTGAAGACGTTGCCatt CTGGAATAACGGGGAGAATCATCTTATATTTAATATGGTACCTGGAAGCGTACCTGATTATAATACAATCATTGACGTACCTGTTGGGAAAGCAATGATTGCAGGTGCTGGAATGTCGTCGTTAACATATAGACTTGGTTTCGACATTAGTTTGCCAGTATATAGTCCCCTTATAACCAATCTCAAACCAAACTCTAATAGTACAAG ACCGTGGTTAGTCATCTCGTCTCAAATCAACATTAACTCCGCTTTCGAGCAGGATCTATTGGAAGTTAAATCTATGTCGCCAAAAGACATTTTAATATTAGGTCCGTGTCTGCATTATAATTCTATGAATACCACAGTTCGATGCGCAGGAGAAGATGTTTATAAATATCCTAATGTGCTTCAG ACAGCAACGTTCTGCTTAGTAATTCGTGGCGCAAGATTGGGGCAGAGTACACTTCTGGAATGCATGGCGGCAGGTTCTGTACCTGTAATTATAGCCGATTCTCTCACGATGCCTTTTTATGGTATAATCGATTGGACCAG GGCCGCTATGTTTGTACGCGAAGTAGATATTTTGTCTATAACATCTGTTTTGAGAAAGGTGTCCCAGCAAAGAATTACGGAACTTCAAGAACAAGGCGCATGGCTTTatgagaaatattttaaatctaTGGAGAAGATAACAGAAACTACATTGGAGATACTTGCGGATCGTGTATTTCCACATTTAGCCAGAGATTATACATTTTGGAACGTCTCCCCTGAGAAGGA TATGACGTCGCCACTCTTTTTACCGGTTACGGCGCCAAAAACTCGAGGATTCACTGCAGTAATTTTAACGTACGATAGATTGGAGCTGTTATTCCTTTTGATTAACAAACTCGTTAAAGTGCCAAGTCTGTCTAAGGTTCTAGTAATATGGAACAATCAACACAAGGATCCGCCACACT CGTCTAGGTGGCCCAAGTTAAGCAAACCATTGAAAGTTATACAaacgaaagaaaataaattgtCGAACAGATTTTATCCTTATGATGAGATCGAAACTGAAACAGTCCTATCGATAGACGACGATATTATAATGCTGACTGCTGACGAAGTAGAATTTGCTTACGAG GTTTGGAGGGAATTCCCGGATCGAATAGTCGGCTTCCCATCTCGAATTCATATGTGGGATAATGGGACCAGTTGTTGGAAATACGAGAGCGAATGGACTAACAGTATTTCTATGGTTTTGACTGGAGCTGCGTTTCACCATAAA TATTGGAATTATATGTATACCACTGCTATGCCCGGTGATATAAAGGAGTGGGTCGACGAACATATGAATTGTGAAGATATAGCGATGAATTTTCTAGTAGCGAATATCACAAGGAAGGCGCCAATAAAA GTAACGCCGAAGAAGAAATTCCGGTGCCCGGAATGTACAAATACAGAAATGCTTTCAGCAGATTTGACACATATGATGGAACGTACGCAATGCATAAATAGATTCTCTTCCATTTATGGATCAATGCCGCTGCAATCAGTTGAATTTCGCGCGGATCCAGTCTTATTCAAAGATGTATTTCCCGAGAAACTTAAGAGGTTTAATGACATTGGGAGCTTGTAA
- the LOC143368360 gene encoding uncharacterized protein LOC143368360, with protein sequence MMDNCCAPQWADFTHSPQLLSDSYFEIEHDVHGPFLHFKTDLKSNFFSQGEEGRAQGSTVVESCFTDSLESGENPQPNVAYFIPQSNRKTPLKEANDDPGLRKSMTNLRLDEKSRKIHCTWNVSLGGQTSTTLFKDKVEAPERFRKSVRTSESKSTVLRKSIRNNRAVKDVKEETNAQSASLKDTSKPIINSKVDRCSKYTKPDIPRKRLSHGVRRRQSESFRRCSLGKSQAKVLTCQYRRRSLLKYRRCSNEFVSMAEAVLKFENAVPQRFRTISHKDLKPGPLMKLKRSPLKLTQPISPALRCKQRSRQTTILRQKGREALEPQEMKKRQIKAKPVPVNILKAPSKLKEVVKKPNTITEEFRLTQPKKTHHTTGPRANPLHAVDDKDCNRKTAAPIARVASPSNIVKNEKCTEQATENTAKSVKNCLPSSFEARNKLFQKKREENLKNQQVQEVKKVTTEFHAKPAPNFLKSRKSSKEQNVKRTVVACPFSFAERDKDLAKKKEQHIKEMQEQDKKPRVFHANPVPSFKPVMVRGLSKGNLRSKEKLPTSPKHLAARGTKNCNDQENKQPNIIPNPATCANAKKDTKRQDAVKKQCKTLRRTHA encoded by the coding sequence ATGATGGACAACTGTTGCGCTCCACAATGGGCAGATTTCACACACAGTCCGCAACTGCTCTCCGACAGTTACTTTGAAATAGAGCATGACGTGCATGGGCCTTTTCTACATTTTAAGACCGATCTGAAGTCTAATTTTTTCTCGCAGGGCGAGGAAGGACGCGCACAGGGTTCGACTGTCGTAGAGTCTTGTTTTACCGATAGCTTGGAATCCGGAGAAAATCCTCAGCCTAACGTGGCCTACTTCATACCTCAGAGCAACAGGAAGACACCTTTGAAAGAGGCAAACGACGACCCTGGTTTACGCAAAAGTATGACTAACTTGAGGCTCGACGAGAAATCTcgtaaaattcattgtacatggAACGTCTCTCTAGGCGGTCAGACATCGACAACATTGTTCAAAGATAAAGTAGAAGCACCAGAGAGATTTAGAAAAAGCGTCCGCACATCGGAATCAAAGAGTACCGTTCTTCGTAAATCTATAAGAAATAATCGAGCAGTGAAAGATGTGAAAGAGGAAACCAATGCACAAAGTGCTTCATTGAAGGACACGAGTAAACCGATAATAAATTCAAAAGTGGATCGTTGTTCCAAATATACCAAACCTGACATTCCAAGGAAGAGATTGTCTCACGGAGTCCGTCGAAGGCAATCCGAATCGTTCAGAAGATGCTCGTTGGGTAAGTCGCAGGCTAAGGTGCTCACGTGCCAATACCGCAGACGAAGCCTGTTGAAGTACCGCAGGTGTTCGAATGAGTTCGTAAGTATGGCGGAGGCAGTTCTTAAATTCGAGAATGCAGTACCGCAACGTTTTCGTACCATCAGCCACAAAGATTTAAAGCCTGGTCCCTTAATGAAGCTCAAACGATCTCCTTTGAAACTGACCCAACCAATTTCCCCTGCGTTGAGATGCAAACAGAGGTCCAGACAGACTACGATTTTACGTCAGAAAGGGCGTGAGGCTCTGGAGCCTCAGGAGATGAAAAAACGTCAAATTAAAGCGAAACCTGTACCAGTCAATATTCTGAAAGCTCCGTCTAAACTAAAGGAGGTGGTGAAGAAACCTAATACCATTACAGAGGAATTTCGGTTGACTCAGCCTAAGAAAACACACCACACAACAGGTCCACGCGCGAATCCTCTGCACGCTGTGGACGATAAGGATTGCAATAGAAAAACTGCTGCGCCAATTGCTCGTGTCGCCAGTCCCTCGAATATCGTTAAGAATGAGAAGTGCACAGAACAGGCTACAGAGAACACAGCGAAGTCTGTGAAGAATTGTTTGCCGTCCAGTTTTGAAGCGCGTAATAAGCTGTTCCAGAAGAAGAGAGAGGAGAACTTGAAGAACCAACAGGTTCAAGAAGTCAAGAAAGTTACGACGGAATTCCACGCAAAGCCTGCGCCGAACTTTTTGAAATCCAGGAAGTCTAGTAAAGAGCAGAATGTAAAAAGGACAGTGGTTGCGTGTCCGTTCAGCTTCGCAGAAAGAGACAAGGATCTCGCTAAAAAGAAAGAACAGCATATTAAAGAGATGCAGGAACAGGATAAGAAACCACGCGTTTTCCATGCCAATCCTGTCCCGTCTTTTAAACCCGTCATGGTACGGGGTTTGTCCAAAGGGAATCTACGAAGTAAGGAGAAACTTCCGACCAGCCCTAAGCATCTTGCGGCGAGAGGAACTAAAAATTGTAACGATCAAGAGAATAAGCAGCCAAACATCATTCCTAATCCCGCGACTTGCGCTAATGCGAAGAAAGATACCAAGCGACAGGACGCAGTTAAGAAACAGTGTAAAACTTTGCGACGGACACACGCGTGA
- the LOC143368380 gene encoding RNA-binding motif protein, X-linked 2 — protein sequence MNPLTNVKNIKKLGEQELSTSRKTSWHDQYKDSAWIFVGGLPYNLTEGDIITIFSQYGEVVNINLIRDKDTGKQKGYGFICYEDQRSTVLAVDNFNGIKILGRTIRVDHVANYKAPKESKNIDEETKQLRREGCAPKNI from the exons ATGAACCCTCTAAC gaatgtgaaaaatataaaaaaacttggGGAACAAGAACTATCAACTAGTAGGAAAACGTCCTGGCACGACCAGTACAAAGATAGTGCTTGGATTTTTGTTGGCGGTTTACCCTACAATCTAACGGAAGGCGACATCATAACCATATTTTCTCA ATATGGAGAAGtagtaaatataaatttaattcggGACAAAGACACAGGGAAACAGAAAGGATATGGTTTTATTTGTTATGAGGACCAAAGAAGCACTGTATTAGCTGTCGATAACTTCAATGGTATTAAg ATTTTAGGCAGAACGATACGAGTCGACCATGTTGCAAATTATAAAGCACCGAAAGAATCAAAGAATATTGACGAAGAGACGAAACAATTGAGAAGAGAAGGTTGCGccccaaaaaatatttaa
- the Kat60 gene encoding katanin p60 isoform X2: MAVSINEICENTKLAREMALTGNYDTSGVYYQGVVQQIHRLLASIADATRKAKWQLVQHQIVQEFEKVKATSNTLQLFKVDTHGERLLGTSCLSFEEPTRDPTLWTYNNSDTSWNQTPARDPDVWPPLTPAEQKNIRPLKNQPKQQSRTSTRKSVAAGKKPDAKAMVKKDDRKVSRKDEEKSENEKVDVEVEERKFEPSGNDRDLVDLLERDIVQKNPNIHWDDIADLHEAKRLLEEAVVLPMWMPDFFKGIRRPWKGVLMVGPPGTGKTMLAKAVATECGTTFFNVSSSTLTSKYRGESEKLVRLLFEMARFYAPSTIFIDEIDSLCSRRGSESEHEASRRVKSELLVQMDGISSNSEDPSKVVMVLAATNFPWDIDEALRRRLEKRIYIPLPNHEGREALLKINLREVKVDLSVNLADIARKLEGYSGADITNVCRDASMMSMRKKIAGLKPDQIRQLPKEELDLPVSAADFDEAVERCNKSVSQEDLEKYEKWMSEFGSS, from the exons ATGGCAGTTTCGATCAATGAAATCTGCGAAAATACCAAGCTGGCTCGTGAAATGGCGTTGACTGGAAATTACGATACATCAGGAGTTTATTATCAAGGGGTCGTGCAACAAATTCATCGATTACTCGCTAGCATCGCAGACGCCACGAGGAAAGCAAAGTGGCAGCTTGTCCAGCATCAAATTGTTCAAGAGTTCGAGAAAGTAAAAGCAACGTCGAACACCTTGCAGCTTTTTAAAGTGGACACACACGGGGAAAGATTATTAG GTACTTCGTGTTTATCGTTCGAAGAACCCACAAGAGATCCAACTTTGTGGACATATAATAATTCAGATACTTCTTGGAATCAAACACCAGCGAGGGACCCAGATGTCTGGCCACCGTTGACGCCCGCAGAGCAAAA AAATATTAGACCACTGAAGAATCAGCCGAAGCAACAAAGTCGGACGAGTACACGAAAATCAGTTGCTGCGGGAAAGAAGCCGGACGCCAAAGCAATGGTGAAGAAAGATGACAGAAAAGTGTCCAGAAAAGACGAA GAGAAGTCAGAGAATGAGAAGGTCGACGTTGAAGTAGAAGAACGTAAATTTGAGCCATCTGGGAATGATAGGGATCTGGTAGATTTGTTAG AGAGAGACATTGTTCAGAAGAATCCAAATATTCATTGGGACGACATAGCAGATTTGCACGAAGCGAAGAGATTATTAGAAGAAGCTGTTGTTCTTCCAATGTGGATGccagatttttttaaa GGAATTCGTCGTCCTTGGAAAGGTGTACTCATGGTTGGACCACCGGGTACTGGGAAAACTATGCTTGCGAAAGCGGTAGCCACCGAATGTGGGACAACATTTTTCAACGTGTCATCCTCTACGCTGACTTCGAAATACAGAGGAGAGTCAGAGAAACTTGTTCGCCTTCTTTTCGAAATG GCCAGATTTTACGCACCTAGTACCATATTCATCGATGAAATCGACTCTCTATGCTCTAGAAGGGGATCTGAATCTGAGCACGAAGCTTCGCGACGAGTGAAGTCTGAGCTTTTAGTTCAAATGGATGGTATAAGCTCGAATAG cgaggATCCAAGTAAAGTTGTTATGGTACTAGCCGCAACGAATTTTCCATGGGACATTGACGaagctcttcggagacgtttgGAAAAACGCATTTACATTCCACTACCAAATC ATGAAGGTAGAGAAgcgttattgaaaattaatctgCGCGAGGTGAAAGTAGACTTGTCTGTAAATTTAGCGGATATTGCAAGAAAGTTGGAGGGTTACTCTGGTGCAGATATCACGAATGTTTGCAG AGATGCATCTATGATGTCTATGCGTAAGAAAATCGCAGGTTTGAAACCCGATCAGATTAGACAGCTACCAAAAGAGGAATTGGATTTACCTGTATCTGCCGCAGACTTTGACGAAGCTGTTGAAAGATGTAATAAGAGTGTCTCTCAGGAAGATTTAGAGAAATATGAGAAATGGATGAGTGAATTCGGTTCATCTTGA
- the Kat60 gene encoding katanin p60 isoform X1: protein MAVSINEICENTKLAREMALTGNYDTSGVYYQGVVQQIHRLLASIADATRKAKWQLVQHQIVQEFEKVKATSNTLQLFKVDTHGERLLGTSCLSFEEPTRDPTLWTYNNSDTSWNQTPARDPDVWPPLTPAEQKNIRPLKNQPKQQSRTSTRKSVAAGKKPDAKAMVKKDDRKVSRKDEVNKEKSENEKVDVEVEERKFEPSGNDRDLVDLLERDIVQKNPNIHWDDIADLHEAKRLLEEAVVLPMWMPDFFKGIRRPWKGVLMVGPPGTGKTMLAKAVATECGTTFFNVSSSTLTSKYRGESEKLVRLLFEMARFYAPSTIFIDEIDSLCSRRGSESEHEASRRVKSELLVQMDGISSNSEDPSKVVMVLAATNFPWDIDEALRRRLEKRIYIPLPNHEGREALLKINLREVKVDLSVNLADIARKLEGYSGADITNVCRDASMMSMRKKIAGLKPDQIRQLPKEELDLPVSAADFDEAVERCNKSVSQEDLEKYEKWMSEFGSS from the exons ATGGCAGTTTCGATCAATGAAATCTGCGAAAATACCAAGCTGGCTCGTGAAATGGCGTTGACTGGAAATTACGATACATCAGGAGTTTATTATCAAGGGGTCGTGCAACAAATTCATCGATTACTCGCTAGCATCGCAGACGCCACGAGGAAAGCAAAGTGGCAGCTTGTCCAGCATCAAATTGTTCAAGAGTTCGAGAAAGTAAAAGCAACGTCGAACACCTTGCAGCTTTTTAAAGTGGACACACACGGGGAAAGATTATTAG GTACTTCGTGTTTATCGTTCGAAGAACCCACAAGAGATCCAACTTTGTGGACATATAATAATTCAGATACTTCTTGGAATCAAACACCAGCGAGGGACCCAGATGTCTGGCCACCGTTGACGCCCGCAGAGCAAAA AAATATTAGACCACTGAAGAATCAGCCGAAGCAACAAAGTCGGACGAGTACACGAAAATCAGTTGCTGCGGGAAAGAAGCCGGACGCCAAAGCAATGGTGAAGAAAGATGACAGAAAAGTGTCCAGAAAAGACGAAGTAAATAAA GAGAAGTCAGAGAATGAGAAGGTCGACGTTGAAGTAGAAGAACGTAAATTTGAGCCATCTGGGAATGATAGGGATCTGGTAGATTTGTTAG AGAGAGACATTGTTCAGAAGAATCCAAATATTCATTGGGACGACATAGCAGATTTGCACGAAGCGAAGAGATTATTAGAAGAAGCTGTTGTTCTTCCAATGTGGATGccagatttttttaaa GGAATTCGTCGTCCTTGGAAAGGTGTACTCATGGTTGGACCACCGGGTACTGGGAAAACTATGCTTGCGAAAGCGGTAGCCACCGAATGTGGGACAACATTTTTCAACGTGTCATCCTCTACGCTGACTTCGAAATACAGAGGAGAGTCAGAGAAACTTGTTCGCCTTCTTTTCGAAATG GCCAGATTTTACGCACCTAGTACCATATTCATCGATGAAATCGACTCTCTATGCTCTAGAAGGGGATCTGAATCTGAGCACGAAGCTTCGCGACGAGTGAAGTCTGAGCTTTTAGTTCAAATGGATGGTATAAGCTCGAATAG cgaggATCCAAGTAAAGTTGTTATGGTACTAGCCGCAACGAATTTTCCATGGGACATTGACGaagctcttcggagacgtttgGAAAAACGCATTTACATTCCACTACCAAATC ATGAAGGTAGAGAAgcgttattgaaaattaatctgCGCGAGGTGAAAGTAGACTTGTCTGTAAATTTAGCGGATATTGCAAGAAAGTTGGAGGGTTACTCTGGTGCAGATATCACGAATGTTTGCAG AGATGCATCTATGATGTCTATGCGTAAGAAAATCGCAGGTTTGAAACCCGATCAGATTAGACAGCTACCAAAAGAGGAATTGGATTTACCTGTATCTGCCGCAGACTTTGACGAAGCTGTTGAAAGATGTAATAAGAGTGTCTCTCAGGAAGATTTAGAGAAATATGAGAAATGGATGAGTGAATTCGGTTCATCTTGA
- the Kat60 gene encoding katanin p60 isoform X3 — translation MAVSINEICENTKLAREMALTGNYDTSGVYYQGVVQQIHRLLASIADATRKAKWQLVQHQIVQEFEKVKATSNTLQLFKVDTHGERLLEPTRDPTLWTYNNSDTSWNQTPARDPDVWPPLTPAEQKNIRPLKNQPKQQSRTSTRKSVAAGKKPDAKAMVKKDDRKVSRKDEVNKEKSENEKVDVEVEERKFEPSGNDRDLVDLLERDIVQKNPNIHWDDIADLHEAKRLLEEAVVLPMWMPDFFKGIRRPWKGVLMVGPPGTGKTMLAKAVATECGTTFFNVSSSTLTSKYRGESEKLVRLLFEMARFYAPSTIFIDEIDSLCSRRGSESEHEASRRVKSELLVQMDGISSNSEDPSKVVMVLAATNFPWDIDEALRRRLEKRIYIPLPNHEGREALLKINLREVKVDLSVNLADIARKLEGYSGADITNVCRDASMMSMRKKIAGLKPDQIRQLPKEELDLPVSAADFDEAVERCNKSVSQEDLEKYEKWMSEFGSS, via the exons ATGGCAGTTTCGATCAATGAAATCTGCGAAAATACCAAGCTGGCTCGTGAAATGGCGTTGACTGGAAATTACGATACATCAGGAGTTTATTATCAAGGGGTCGTGCAACAAATTCATCGATTACTCGCTAGCATCGCAGACGCCACGAGGAAAGCAAAGTGGCAGCTTGTCCAGCATCAAATTGTTCAAGAGTTCGAGAAAGTAAAAGCAACGTCGAACACCTTGCAGCTTTTTAAAGTGGACACACACGGGGAAAGATTATTAG AACCCACAAGAGATCCAACTTTGTGGACATATAATAATTCAGATACTTCTTGGAATCAAACACCAGCGAGGGACCCAGATGTCTGGCCACCGTTGACGCCCGCAGAGCAAAA AAATATTAGACCACTGAAGAATCAGCCGAAGCAACAAAGTCGGACGAGTACACGAAAATCAGTTGCTGCGGGAAAGAAGCCGGACGCCAAAGCAATGGTGAAGAAAGATGACAGAAAAGTGTCCAGAAAAGACGAAGTAAATAAA GAGAAGTCAGAGAATGAGAAGGTCGACGTTGAAGTAGAAGAACGTAAATTTGAGCCATCTGGGAATGATAGGGATCTGGTAGATTTGTTAG AGAGAGACATTGTTCAGAAGAATCCAAATATTCATTGGGACGACATAGCAGATTTGCACGAAGCGAAGAGATTATTAGAAGAAGCTGTTGTTCTTCCAATGTGGATGccagatttttttaaa GGAATTCGTCGTCCTTGGAAAGGTGTACTCATGGTTGGACCACCGGGTACTGGGAAAACTATGCTTGCGAAAGCGGTAGCCACCGAATGTGGGACAACATTTTTCAACGTGTCATCCTCTACGCTGACTTCGAAATACAGAGGAGAGTCAGAGAAACTTGTTCGCCTTCTTTTCGAAATG GCCAGATTTTACGCACCTAGTACCATATTCATCGATGAAATCGACTCTCTATGCTCTAGAAGGGGATCTGAATCTGAGCACGAAGCTTCGCGACGAGTGAAGTCTGAGCTTTTAGTTCAAATGGATGGTATAAGCTCGAATAG cgaggATCCAAGTAAAGTTGTTATGGTACTAGCCGCAACGAATTTTCCATGGGACATTGACGaagctcttcggagacgtttgGAAAAACGCATTTACATTCCACTACCAAATC ATGAAGGTAGAGAAgcgttattgaaaattaatctgCGCGAGGTGAAAGTAGACTTGTCTGTAAATTTAGCGGATATTGCAAGAAAGTTGGAGGGTTACTCTGGTGCAGATATCACGAATGTTTGCAG AGATGCATCTATGATGTCTATGCGTAAGAAAATCGCAGGTTTGAAACCCGATCAGATTAGACAGCTACCAAAAGAGGAATTGGATTTACCTGTATCTGCCGCAGACTTTGACGAAGCTGTTGAAAGATGTAATAAGAGTGTCTCTCAGGAAGATTTAGAGAAATATGAGAAATGGATGAGTGAATTCGGTTCATCTTGA
- the LOC143368377 gene encoding peroxynitrite isomerase THAP4: MPNCDQHYTDMKRLPLNDAIKPLAWLKGTWKTDGPGIGIFPTIETFKYCEEISFTSIGQPMLNYRARSWHSETKMPMHYEVGFLKIVPNTNRLVLLLAHNIGVTTVEEGVFEDKVITLKTTGIQRATEESKPPPVIELQREFKLVGNNLQHTLCMATTKTPQPHEHLRATYTKACEDDMTT, translated from the exons ATGCCAAATTGTGATCAACATTATACAG ATATGAAACGCTTACCACTAAACGACGCGATCAAGCCACTAGCTTGGTTGAAAGGCACATGGAAAACTGATGGTCCTGGGATTGGTATATTTCCAACAATTGAAACATTTAAGTACTGCGAAGAGATCAGTTTCACTTCCATCGGTCAACCAATGTTGAATTATAGAGCAAGGAGCTGGCACTCTGAAACAAAAATGCCGATGCATTATGAAGTTGGATTTTTGAAGATAGTGCCTAACACAAACAGACTAGTTCTACTATTAGCCCATAATATTGGCGTGACGACTGTTGAGGAAGGAGTATTTGAGGACAAAGTTATTACATTGAAAACTACTGGCATACAGAGAGCAACAGAGGAATCAAAGCCGCCCCCGGTAATCGAG TTACAAAGAGAATTTAAGCTCGTTGGGAATAATCTGCAACATACACTATGCATGGCCACAACAAAAACCCCACAACCACACGAACATCTGCGTGCGACGTATACTAAAGCATGTGAGGATGATATGACGACTTAA